One Polaribacter sp. KT25b DNA segment encodes these proteins:
- the hisS gene encoding histidine--tRNA ligase, which produces MKPSIPKGTRDFSPTEVANRTYIMNTIKTSFETFGFQPIETPSFENSSTLMGKYGEEGDRLIFKILNSGDYFSSIDFKVNSLFPSILYHYIESIKSGSIEYLQINNLKKQLKSTNKDNSLQLPNDELLIILLSSLDKNSDLILSFDDEDLEKNKDYIKDVILKTFYEELIQKAKNISEKALRYDLTVPFARYVVQHQNEITFPFKRYQVQPVWRADRPQKGRFREFFQCDADVVGSKSLWQEVEFVQLYDSVFGKLGLSETTIKINNRKILSGIAEVIGAQDKLIDFTVALDKLDKIGKDGVVKEMLSKGITEDAIEKVQPLFNFTGSNLEKLASLESMLQTSEEGKNGVEELRFVINAIEELGLASANLEVDVTLARGLNYYTGAIFEVSAPKGVKMGSIGGGGRYDDLTGIFGLKDVSGVGISFGLDRIYLVLEELGLFKSVDLPKPKVIFLNFDASTDVLKMKALKSLRENNIKSEFYPDLGESNKAQKRQWKYVTNREIEFVVSEVENDVFTLKNMISGEQTNCSLSELVEKLN; this is translated from the coding sequence ATGAAACCAAGCATACCAAAAGGAACAAGAGATTTTTCGCCAACAGAAGTAGCAAATCGTACGTATATAATGAATACGATTAAAACTAGTTTTGAAACTTTCGGATTTCAACCAATTGAAACTCCTAGTTTTGAAAACTCATCAACTTTAATGGGAAAATATGGTGAAGAAGGAGATCGTTTGATTTTTAAAATTTTGAATTCTGGAGATTATTTTTCAAGTATTGATTTTAAAGTTAATTCTCTTTTTCCTTCTATTTTATATCATTATATAGAATCTATAAAAAGTGGAAGTATTGAATATCTACAAATTAATAATTTAAAAAAACAGTTAAAATCTACAAATAAAGATAATTCATTGCAACTTCCAAATGATGAGCTTTTAATTATTTTATTATCATCACTTGACAAAAATTCTGATTTAATATTAAGTTTTGATGATGAAGATTTAGAAAAAAATAAAGATTATATTAAAGATGTTATTCTAAAAACTTTTTATGAAGAACTCATTCAAAAAGCAAAAAATATCTCCGAAAAAGCACTTCGTTACGACCTTACAGTACCTTTTGCAAGATACGTTGTACAACATCAAAACGAAATTACATTTCCTTTTAAAAGGTATCAAGTGCAACCTGTTTGGAGAGCAGATAGACCACAAAAAGGGCGTTTTAGAGAATTTTTTCAATGTGATGCAGATGTTGTTGGTAGTAAATCTTTATGGCAAGAAGTAGAATTTGTACAATTATATGATTCCGTTTTTGGTAAATTAGGTTTATCAGAAACAACGATTAAAATCAATAATAGAAAAATTTTATCAGGAATTGCAGAAGTTATTGGTGCTCAAGATAAATTAATCGATTTTACAGTTGCTTTAGATAAGTTAGATAAAATTGGTAAAGATGGCGTTGTAAAAGAAATGTTATCAAAAGGAATTACAGAAGATGCGATAGAAAAAGTGCAACCTTTATTTAATTTTACGGGTTCTAATTTAGAGAAATTAGCTTCTTTAGAATCGATGTTACAAACATCCGAAGAAGGAAAAAATGGAGTTGAAGAGTTACGTTTTGTAATAAATGCCATTGAAGAATTAGGTTTAGCCTCTGCAAATTTAGAAGTTGATGTAACTTTAGCAAGAGGTTTAAATTATTATACAGGCGCAATTTTTGAAGTTTCTGCACCAAAAGGTGTAAAAATGGGTTCTATTGGTGGAGGTGGAAGATATGATGATTTAACAGGAATCTTTGGCTTAAAAGATGTTTCTGGAGTTGGAATATCTTTTGGATTAGACAGAATTTATTTAGTTTTAGAAGAGCTAGGTTTGTTTAAATCTGTTGATTTGCCAAAACCAAAAGTTATTTTCTTAAATTTTGATGCTTCTACAGATGTTCTTAAAATGAAAGCATTAAAAAGTTTACGAGAAAATAATATCAAATCAGAATTTTATCCTGATTTAGGTGAAAGTAATAAGGCTCAAAAACGACAATGGAAATACGTTACAAATAGAGAAATAGAATTTGTGGTTTCTGAAGTAGAAAATGATGTTTTTACTTTAAAAAATATGATTTCTGGTGAGCAAACAAATTGTAGTTTATCAGAATTGGTAGAAAAATTGAACTAG
- a CDS encoding YihY/virulence factor BrkB family protein has protein sequence MTKEIEKNLSKIPVVNLLVKFGKQIKVPGLEGMSLYDVLEMYSIGIIRGALTSRAGGIAFSFFMAIFPFMLFILTLIPYIPIDGFQEGLFSFIKDVLPPQTFEAVDSVLIDITKNQYGGLLSFGFLGSIFLMTNGINAIFGGFEYSYHVNDNRNIFKAYFISLAVSLVISLFLIITITLVILYQVALTKMNDKGWLNTEDLYLFNLGKYLLFLIMIFTTVSLLFRFGTKQVKQIKFFSAGAILTTILSLCTFYLFGIYVVKFAQYNQLYGSIGTLLILMLFVWLNAIILLLGFELNASLFMLKQINKTDSTQ, from the coding sequence ATGACAAAAGAAATAGAAAAAAACTTATCTAAAATACCAGTTGTAAATTTATTGGTAAAATTTGGGAAGCAAATAAAAGTACCAGGTTTAGAAGGAATGTCTTTGTACGATGTTCTAGAAATGTACAGTATTGGTATTATTAGAGGCGCTTTAACATCGCGTGCTGGCGGAATTGCTTTTAGCTTTTTTATGGCAATCTTCCCGTTTATGCTATTTATTTTAACGTTAATTCCGTATATACCAATTGATGGTTTTCAAGAAGGTTTATTCTCTTTTATTAAAGATGTTTTACCGCCTCAAACTTTCGAAGCTGTAGATTCTGTTTTAATTGATATTACAAAGAATCAATATGGAGGTTTATTATCTTTTGGATTTTTAGGTTCAATTTTTTTAATGACCAACGGAATTAATGCAATTTTTGGTGGTTTCGAATATTCGTATCATGTAAACGATAATCGTAATATTTTTAAAGCTTATTTTATTTCTTTAGCAGTTTCGTTAGTAATCTCATTATTTTTAATTATTACTATAACTTTAGTAATTTTATATCAAGTAGCATTAACAAAAATGAATGATAAAGGTTGGTTAAATACAGAAGATTTATATCTATTTAACTTAGGTAAATACTTATTGTTTTTAATAATGATTTTTACAACCGTTTCTTTGTTATTTAGATTTGGAACAAAACAAGTAAAGCAAATAAAATTCTTTTCTGCTGGTGCAATTTTAACCACTATTTTATCATTATGTACCTTTTATTTATTCGGAATTTACGTTGTTAAATTTGCACAATACAATCAATTATATGGTTCAATTGGTACTTTATTGATCTTAATGTTATTTGTTTGGTTAAATGCAATTATCTTGTTATTAGGTTTTGAGTTAAATGCTTCTTTGTTTATGTTAAAGCAAATAAATAAAACCGATTCTACTCAGTAA
- a CDS encoding glycosyl hydrolase translates to MYKTKLTKLLFLVFITFSFSNFAQTVQAGNGSYTKTFPGTDVAGRNGYPSGAPQLTGNAAGKPVPTNDWWSKLLKEDHADNLFNYPMTLKTTNNGLIVTYIPSGVIGDSAPIEVKLSGLSTTKTTVSDYSDWTVTMNWKDANHELKTTAGIGMPFLYFEKDADDIVEIKVNSGTATINNEMLIIENATSGADFVFYAPSGSSWVNSGSTFTSTLNGKDYWSMIMLPQNTSNVTTSAQEFKKYAYVFPTNSETSWVYNETSSKVTTTFNVTTDVKEGTETDMLLGLLPHQWNNLSAISATPNEATYSSVRGALKMLKGNTFSVENTFKGILPTLPYLANYSEGFSAAALDSKIAQIENDGLATWTDSYNEGQVMNRLIQTARIADQTGNIAARDKMIATVKERLEDWLSFESGEKAFLFYYNTEYSTLIGYPAGHGQDSNINDHHFHWGYFIHAAAFMEQFQPGWMNQWGEMINLLVRDAASSDRNDDTFPFLRNFSPYAGHSWANGFASFPQGNDQESTSESMQFASSLIHWGTISNNKEIRDLGIYIYTTEQTAIEEYWFDVYERNFSSSQQYSLVSRIWGNSYDNGTFWTSDIAASYGIEMYPIHAGSFYLGHNQTYAQKLWDEISQNTGVLNQENNDNLWHDTYWKYLSMINPQEAVNLYNAYPDRNLKFGISDAQTYHWLHSANALGVVDATITADYPIAMVFKQNGETTYVAHNYTNSEIIVSFSDGFQLTVPARQMITNKDVLIYGVISSDFNQAYANGSVNLSVATTGSGITKVEFYDGTTLIGTKTDAPYNFKAENLVLGVHGMYAKVYENTNFNVTNIVQIQVGEQVPFLDTAFTIPGSIEAGNYDKFEGGVGQNISYVDVSQNNEGDFRTDEYVDAAMDNTEGNTVGWISAGEWLEYSIDVQTSGKYNVDVRFASGNSNGGGPFYFEIDGKKISSDINLTYTSDWSSWQTKTVNDIEFTKGKHILRAVFVNGEFNLAKMDFTYAAPLDYMPPVANAGNNVVVISPETTATLDGSLSNDPEDETITFLWEQIYGPSIINFNDTTLESPSISNLEKGIYKCKLTVSDGTYSANSFVLVIVQDNANASPTISITSPSNNNSFSVGTAINITTSAADLDGTITKVEFYDGNTKIGEDTTAPFSFNWTNATVGAHEIKAIAIDNEAAQTTSLSINITVNEVKECTETSNDAQQGSFSTGYTATFETIGTSVKITFELLDTDRVGVVAYLWKESPFGETQMESVSGLKFTKTIGGLTQGETISYGCKFAFAGGLAVTKYINYKVGDSCGSLNTTDVNLNDEIIVYPNPVKNTLFIKSNSVDISKIEIYSTLGSMVKKATNNFNSIQVEDLSKGLYLVKIYTDKTAITKKFIKN, encoded by the coding sequence ATGTATAAAACAAAATTAACTAAACTACTTTTTTTAGTATTCATAACATTTTCATTTTCCAATTTTGCACAAACCGTTCAAGCAGGAAATGGAAGTTATACTAAAACTTTTCCAGGAACAGATGTTGCTGGTAGAAATGGGTATCCATCAGGTGCGCCACAATTAACTGGCAATGCAGCAGGAAAACCTGTACCAACAAATGATTGGTGGTCTAAATTACTAAAAGAAGATCATGCAGATAATTTATTTAATTATCCTATGACTTTAAAAACCACAAATAATGGTTTAATTGTAACCTATATTCCATCTGGAGTTATTGGCGATTCTGCACCAATTGAAGTAAAACTGTCTGGTTTATCCACAACAAAAACCACCGTTTCTGATTATTCTGATTGGACAGTAACCATGAATTGGAAAGATGCTAATCATGAATTAAAAACAACAGCAGGAATTGGAATGCCTTTTTTATATTTTGAAAAGGATGCTGATGATATTGTAGAAATTAAAGTAAATTCTGGTACAGCAACCATTAATAACGAAATGCTAATTATAGAAAATGCTACAAGTGGAGCAGATTTTGTTTTTTATGCGCCTTCAGGCAGTTCTTGGGTAAATTCTGGCAGTACTTTTACATCAACATTAAACGGAAAAGATTATTGGTCTATGATAATGTTGCCTCAAAATACATCAAATGTAACTACTTCAGCACAAGAATTTAAAAAATATGCCTATGTTTTTCCTACAAATTCAGAAACTTCTTGGGTTTATAATGAAACATCATCTAAAGTAACAACAACGTTTAATGTTACTACTGATGTAAAAGAAGGTACAGAAACAGACATGTTATTGGGTTTATTGCCTCATCAATGGAATAATTTATCAGCAATTTCTGCAACGCCAAATGAGGCAACTTATAGCTCAGTAAGAGGTGCTTTAAAAATGTTAAAAGGAAATACTTTTTCAGTAGAAAATACATTTAAAGGTATTTTGCCAACGTTACCATATTTAGCAAATTATAGTGAAGGTTTTAGTGCTGCTGCTTTAGATAGTAAAATTGCTCAAATTGAAAATGATGGTTTAGCAACTTGGACAGATTCCTATAACGAAGGGCAAGTTATGAATCGTTTAATTCAAACGGCAAGAATTGCAGATCAAACAGGCAATATTGCTGCAAGAGATAAAATGATTGCAACTGTAAAAGAACGTTTAGAAGACTGGTTGTCTTTTGAATCTGGAGAAAAAGCATTTCTTTTTTATTACAATACTGAGTATTCTACTTTAATAGGTTATCCTGCAGGTCATGGACAAGATTCTAATATAAATGATCATCATTTTCATTGGGGATATTTTATTCATGCCGCAGCTTTTATGGAGCAATTTCAACCAGGTTGGATGAATCAATGGGGAGAAATGATAAATCTTTTAGTGAGAGATGCAGCTTCATCAGACAGAAATGATGACACGTTTCCTTTTTTAAGAAATTTTAGTCCGTATGCAGGTCATAGTTGGGCAAATGGATTTGCCTCTTTTCCACAAGGAAATGATCAAGAATCAACATCAGAAAGTATGCAATTTGCATCTTCTTTAATTCATTGGGGAACGATTTCAAACAACAAAGAAATTAGAGATTTAGGAATTTATATTTACACAACAGAGCAAACTGCCATTGAGGAATATTGGTTTGATGTTTATGAACGCAATTTTTCTAGTTCGCAACAATATAGTTTAGTGTCTAGAATTTGGGGAAATTCTTATGATAATGGTACTTTTTGGACTTCAGATATTGCTGCTTCTTATGGTATAGAAATGTACCCAATTCATGCAGGATCTTTTTATTTAGGTCATAATCAAACGTACGCACAAAAATTATGGGATGAAATTTCTCAAAATACAGGGGTTTTAAATCAAGAAAATAATGATAATTTATGGCATGATACCTATTGGAAATATTTATCAATGATAAATCCACAAGAAGCTGTAAATCTTTACAATGCGTATCCTGATAGAAATTTAAAGTTTGGTATTTCTGATGCTCAAACATATCATTGGTTGCACAGCGCAAATGCTTTGGGAGTTGTAGATGCAACGATTACTGCAGATTATCCAATTGCAATGGTTTTTAAACAAAATGGAGAAACTACGTATGTTGCTCATAATTATACCAATTCAGAAATTATTGTTTCTTTTTCTGATGGATTTCAATTAACAGTTCCTGCGCGTCAAATGATTACGAATAAAGATGTTTTAATTTATGGAGTTATAAGCTCAGATTTTAATCAAGCGTATGCAAATGGAAGTGTAAATTTATCAGTAGCAACAACAGGAAGTGGAATTACAAAAGTTGAATTTTATGATGGAACAACTTTAATTGGTACAAAAACGGATGCTCCATATAATTTTAAAGCAGAAAATTTAGTACTTGGTGTACATGGTATGTATGCAAAAGTTTATGAAAATACGAATTTTAATGTAACCAATATTGTACAAATTCAGGTTGGTGAACAAGTACCTTTTTTAGACACAGCTTTTACAATTCCAGGAAGTATTGAAGCAGGAAATTATGATAAATTTGAAGGCGGAGTTGGGCAAAATATTTCTTATGTTGATGTTTCTCAAAATAATGAAGGTGATTTTAGAACAGATGAATATGTAGATGCTGCAATGGATAATACAGAAGGAAATACAGTGGGTTGGATTTCTGCTGGCGAATGGTTAGAGTATTCAATTGATGTGCAAACTTCTGGTAAATACAATGTAGATGTACGTTTTGCTTCTGGTAATTCTAATGGAGGAGGTCCTTTTTATTTTGAGATTGATGGTAAAAAAATTAGCTCAGATATTAATTTGACTTATACAAGTGATTGGTCTAGTTGGCAAACTAAAACCGTAAATGACATTGAGTTTACAAAAGGAAAACACATTTTAAGAGCAGTTTTTGTAAATGGAGAATTTAATTTAGCAAAAATGGATTTTACATACGCAGCTCCTTTAGATTATATGCCTCCAGTTGCAAATGCAGGAAATAATGTTGTTGTTATTTCTCCAGAAACAACTGCAACTTTAGACGGTTCTTTAAGTAATGATCCAGAAGATGAAACAATTACGTTTTTATGGGAACAAATTTATGGTCCATCAATAATTAATTTTAATGATACTACTTTAGAATCTCCATCAATATCAAACTTAGAAAAAGGTATTTACAAATGTAAGCTAACGGTTAGTGATGGCACTTATTCTGCAAATAGTTTTGTGTTGGTTATTGTTCAAGATAATGCGAATGCAAGTCCTACAATTTCAATTACATCACCATCAAACAATAATTCTTTTTCTGTAGGAACAGCAATAAATATTACAACTTCTGCTGCAGATTTAGATGGAACAATTACAAAAGTTGAGTTTTACGATGGTAACACAAAAATTGGTGAAGATACCACGGCACCTTTTTCTTTTAATTGGACAAATGCTACCGTTGGCGCTCATGAAATAAAAGCAATTGCTATAGATAATGAAGCTGCACAAACTACTTCTCTAAGTATAAATATTACTGTTAATGAAGTAAAAGAATGTACAGAAACATCAAATGATGCACAACAAGGTTCTTTTTCTACAGGTTATACTGCTACTTTTGAAACGATAGGAACAAGCGTAAAAATAACTTTTGAGTTGTTAGATACAGATAGAGTAGGAGTTGTTGCTTATTTATGGAAAGAATCTCCTTTTGGTGAAACGCAAATGGAAAGTGTTTCTGGATTAAAATTTACAAAAACCATTGGTGGTTTAACTCAAGGAGAAACTATTTCTTATGGATGTAAATTTGCTTTTGCAGGTGGTTTAGCAGTTACAAAATATATCAATTATAAAGTTGGTGATAGTTGTGGTTCTTTAAATACTACTGATGTTAATTTAAATGATGAAATAATTGTGTATCCAAATCCTGTTAAGAATACACTTTTTATAAAATCAAACTCTGTTGATATTTCAAAAATTGAAATTTACTCAACGTTAGGAAGTATGGTTAAAAAAGCTACAAATAATTTTAACAGCATTCAAGTAGAAGATTTATCTAAAGGATTGTATCTAGTTAAAATTTATACTGATAAAACAGCAATCACTAAAAAGTTTATTAAAAATTAA
- a CDS encoding pentapeptide repeat-containing protein, which translates to MDDYFDNEEFIKIDFTKTKINKGEYDNCTFINCNFEGIHASNIQFVECEFLDCNFSNTIINNTAFKDVNFINCKLLGVKFNECDPFLLQFSFKDCQLNFSSFYQLKIPNTKFSKCNLQEVDFTETILTSSTLDDCDVREAIFENTNLEKSDFRTAFNFNINPEKNKLKGAKFSKENIAGLLSAYRIVIE; encoded by the coding sequence ATGGATGATTATTTTGATAATGAAGAATTTATAAAAATTGATTTCACAAAAACGAAAATCAATAAAGGAGAATATGATAATTGTACTTTTATAAATTGCAATTTTGAAGGAATTCACGCATCAAACATTCAGTTTGTAGAATGTGAGTTTTTAGATTGTAATTTTAGCAATACGATTATAAATAATACAGCTTTTAAAGATGTAAATTTTATTAATTGTAAATTATTGGGCGTAAAATTTAATGAATGTGATCCTTTTTTATTACAGTTTTCGTTTAAAGATTGTCAATTAAATTTTTCGTCATTTTATCAATTAAAAATTCCGAACACAAAATTTAGTAAATGTAATTTACAAGAAGTAGATTTTACAGAAACTATTTTAACAAGTTCTACTCTTGATGATTGCGATGTAAGAGAAGCTATTTTTGAGAATACGAATTTAGAAAAATCAGATTTTAGAACCGCATTTAATTTTAATATCAATCCAGAGAAAAATAAATTAAAAGGTGCTAAGTTTAGTAAAGAAAATATTGCAGGTCTTTTATCAGCATATAGAATTGTTATTGAATAA
- the folE gene encoding GTP cyclohydrolase I FolE, with the protein MNDERIEEIGENHIGTSAKTPLRADAFDISDEEKIERIQESVKDILNTLGMDLTDDSLQGTPKRVAKAFVNELFMGLNPKNMPKASTFENNYNYGEMLVEKNIVVYSTCEHHLLPIIGRAHVAYISDGKVIGLSKMNRIVEYFSKRPQVQERLTMQVVQAMQEALGTQDVACVIDAKHLCVNSRGIKDIESSTVTAEFGGKFKEKETKREFLEYLKMNTKFE; encoded by the coding sequence ATGAATGACGAAAGAATTGAAGAAATAGGAGAAAACCATATTGGTACATCAGCCAAAACTCCTTTAAGAGCAGATGCTTTTGATATTTCTGATGAAGAAAAAATAGAAAGAATCCAAGAAAGTGTGAAAGATATTTTAAACACTTTAGGAATGGATTTAACAGATGATAGTTTACAAGGAACTCCAAAAAGAGTTGCTAAAGCATTTGTTAATGAGTTGTTTATGGGCTTAAATCCTAAAAACATGCCAAAAGCTTCTACTTTTGAAAACAACTACAATTATGGTGAAATGTTGGTAGAAAAAAACATTGTTGTGTATTCTACATGCGAACATCATTTATTACCAATTATTGGTAGAGCACATGTTGCTTATATTTCTGATGGAAAAGTAATTGGTTTATCAAAAATGAACAGAATTGTAGAGTATTTTTCTAAAAGACCACAAGTGCAAGAGCGTTTAACCATGCAAGTTGTACAAGCAATGCAAGAAGCTTTGGGTACACAAGATGTTGCTTGTGTTATAGATGCGAAACATTTATGTGTAAATTCTAGAGGAATTAAAGACATAGAAAGTTCTACAGTAACAGCAGAATTTGGAGGTAAATTTAAAGAAAAGGAAACGAAAAGAGAATTTTTAGAGTATCTTAAAATGAATACAAAATTCGAGTAG